The DNA window GTGACGAGCCCGGTGGCGGGGTTGGTGACGTCGCCGACGCGGGCGCCCGAGCCGGGGTGGGCCTTGCCGTCGATCCAGTGGGAGATGGTGGTCATGCGACCATCGTGGGCCCGAGCCGAACGCACCGCGAGGGACGGTGTGTCGCCCGTTGGTGGAGACATGGGACAGTACGTCGTATGCCGGTCACCGTCCGCCAGGCGCTCGACCTCCCCGTGCTCGCCGCGGGCGACCCGGTCGTGCTCGGTGGTGACGCCGGGCTGGACGCCGACATCCGGTGGGTGCACGTCTCGGAGGTCCGCGGCATCGGCGCGCTCCTGGTCGGCCACGAGCTCGTCCTGACGACCGGCCTCGGCATGGCCGCGTCCCCGGAGGCGGCCGCCGACTTCGTCGACCAGCTGGTCACGGTCGGGGCGGCGGGGCTGGTGGTCGAGCTGAGCTCGGCGTACCCCCAGGTCCCCGACCTCGCCCTGCGCCGGGCCCGCGCCGCCGGGCTGCCGGTGGTCGTGCTCAACCGCAAGGTGCGCTTCGTCGAGGTGACCGAGCAGGTGCACCGCGCGATCGTGGCGGAGCAGTACGACGACCTGCGCTTCGCGGGCGAGGTGCACCAGACCTTCACTGAGCTGGGGTTGGCCCGCGCGCCGATGGCGCGGCTGGTCGAGGCGGCGGCCGACCTGGTCGGCACGTCGGTGGTGCTCGAGGACCTGTCCCGGCGGGTGCTGGTCGCGGCCGCGCGGGGCGAGCCGGTCGACCGCCTCCTGGTCGACTGGGAGCGGCGGTCCCGGCTCACGCCGTACCTCCGGGAGAGCGGAAGCGGCGGGCCCGAGCGCTGGCTGACCACGCCGGTCGGCATCCAGGGCGGCGCGTGGGGCCGCCTGGTGCAGCCGGGCGGCCGGCGGGGGGCGCGGGCCACGCAGGTGCTCGAGCGCGCTGCCCAGGCCGTGGAGCTCGGCCGGATGATCGACCGCGACGAGACCTCGATCCAGCTGCGGGTGCACGGCGGCTTCCTGCTCGACCTGCTCGACGGTCGCGTCGGCAGCGAGCAGGTGGCGGCAGCCCGGCTGCGCGCCCTCGGCGTACCCCTGTCGGAGTCGTACGTCGGCGCCGTCGCCCGGATGCGGTCCGAGGCGCCGGTCGAGCGGCTGGTGTCCGCGCTCGGCGAGGTGCCGGGACTGGTGGGGGTGCTGGACGCGGTGCACGTCGGCCTGCTGGTCCCCGCCGCGACCGACCTGGACGAGGTCGCCCGCACGCTGACGGCCGCCGAGCCGGACGCGGTGCTGGCCGCAGGCCCGTCGGTCGGCGGCGTGCTCGCCGCCGCGCCCTCTCTGCGTTCGGCGCGGGCGGTGGCGGACGTCGCGGTGACGCTGCGGCCGTACGCCGGGTGCGTGCGCCAGGCCGACATCCGCCTGCCGGGGCTGCTGATGTCACTGCGGGAGGACGCGCGGCTCCAGGAGTTCGCCGAGGCGGAGCTCGGGCGGCTGCTCGAGCACGAGGCGCGGCACGGGTCGGGCCTCGTGGAGCTGCTCCGGCAGTTCCTCGCCGTCGGCGGCAACAAGACCGAGCTGGCCCGGGTCGCCCACCGCAACCGCACCTCCCTCTACCCGGCGCTGCGCCGGCTCGAGGACCTGGTCGGTCATCCGCTCGACGACCCCGCCTCGAGGCTCTCCCTCGGCGTCGCGCTGCTCGCGTACGACCAGGGCCGGGAGCTCTGAGCGGGCACCGCGAAGAGCACGGCCACGGCCGCCGCAAGCAGGAGCGGTGCGGCCGCGGCGTCGGACCACGGAGCCGTGTCGTACGACGTGTAGCCGGACAGCAGCGGCCCGACGACCAGCAGGGCCGGGATGGGCGTGGAGAGGCCCACCAGCACCGCGACCGGCACCGCACGCGACGGGCGTGAGCCGGGGGCGGCCGCCGCGAGGGCGGTGAGGCACGCCGGCCAGAGGAGGCACCAGACCAGGAACGCGAGTCCGGCACCCGCGGCGCTCACGACGTGGCCGGTCTGGCCGGACCGCAGGGTGACCGCGCCGAGCAGGGCGAGGCTCGCGGCCGGTACGACGGCGACCAGGACGGCGAAGACCCGCCACCAGCCCTGCCGGGGGCGGGCGAGCACCATCGGCAGGAGGAGGGCGGCCACGGCGAGCGCCAGCAGGGCTCCGCCGTACAGCTGGGCCGCCTGCCCGACCGGGGTCCACGGGTCGCTCGGCACCTGGAAGTCGTACTCGTGGCTCTGCAGCGGCAGGCACGCATCGGTGTCGAAGGCGCCCCGGGGACATGCGCCGGACCAGCGCTGCCAGGAGGCGGCGAACGTCAGCGCCGCGGCGGCCGCCAGGGCGACCGCGGCCACGATGCGAGGCAACCAGGTGCGCACACCTGATGGAACCACTACTCCGACGCGACCGCCATGGTCGTGCCGAGGCCGATCATCATCACGCCGCCGGCGACGCCGAGGGTGTCGAGCCGCTGCGGGCGCCGGGCGAACCAGTCGCGGGCCTTGCTCGCGGCGAGCGCCCAGGCACCGTCCGAGACGACCGCCATCGCACCGAAGACGGCGCCGAGCATCGCGAGCTGGAGCCCGGTGTGCCCGGCCGGCTCGTTGACGAACTGCGGCAGGA is part of the Nocardioides conyzicola genome and encodes:
- a CDS encoding PucR family transcriptional regulator, with amino-acid sequence MPVTVRQALDLPVLAAGDPVVLGGDAGLDADIRWVHVSEVRGIGALLVGHELVLTTGLGMAASPEAAADFVDQLVTVGAAGLVVELSSAYPQVPDLALRRARAAGLPVVVLNRKVRFVEVTEQVHRAIVAEQYDDLRFAGEVHQTFTELGLARAPMARLVEAAADLVGTSVVLEDLSRRVLVAAARGEPVDRLLVDWERRSRLTPYLRESGSGGPERWLTTPVGIQGGAWGRLVQPGGRRGARATQVLERAAQAVELGRMIDRDETSIQLRVHGGFLLDLLDGRVGSEQVAAARLRALGVPLSESYVGAVARMRSEAPVERLVSALGEVPGLVGVLDAVHVGLLVPAATDLDEVARTLTAAEPDAVLAAGPSVGGVLAAAPSLRSARAVADVAVTLRPYAGCVRQADIRLPGLLMSLREDARLQEFAEAELGRLLEHEARHGSGLVELLRQFLAVGGNKTELARVAHRNRTSLYPALRRLEDLVGHPLDDPASRLSLGVALLAYDQGREL